The Streptomyces cynarae genome contains a region encoding:
- a CDS encoding MFS transporter has translation MTSQTVDTTGPGDKAPAAPSDPAPDRGLRGHPWFTLITVAVGVMMVALDGTIVAIANPAIQKDLGASFADVQWITNGYFLALAVSLITAGKLGDRFGHRQTFLIGVTGFAAASGAIGLSHSIAAVVTFRVFQGLFGALLMPAALGLLRATFPAEKLNMAIGIWGMVIGASTAGGPILGGVLVEHVNWQSVFFINVPVGALALVLGLLILTDHRAENAPRSFDVLGIALLSGAMFCLVWALIKAPTWGWGDAKTWLFIGASVLGFALFSVWETKVKEPLIPLSLFRSVPLSAGVVLMVLMAIAFMGGLFFVTFYLQNVHGMSPIDAGLHLLPLTGMMIVGSPLAGALITKLGPRIPLAGGMAATTVAMYGMSTLDAGTGSAVMSLWFALLGLGLAPVMVGATEVIVGNAAMELSGVAGGLQQAAMQIGGSLGTAVLGAVMASKVDHDLPGNWKDAGLPPLSQAQLDQASEAVQVGVAPVPKGTPEAFAAKITSVAHDTFISGMSLASLVAAGVAAVAVLVALLTRRGENAEAGAGAAHI, from the coding sequence ATGACTAGTCAGACCGTCGACACGACAGGGCCGGGGGACAAGGCGCCGGCAGCCCCGTCGGACCCCGCGCCGGACAGGGGGCTGCGCGGGCACCCGTGGTTCACCCTGATCACCGTTGCCGTGGGGGTCATGATGGTGGCCCTGGACGGCACCATCGTGGCCATCGCCAACCCGGCCATCCAGAAGGACCTGGGCGCCAGCTTCGCCGATGTCCAGTGGATCACCAACGGCTACTTCCTCGCCCTCGCGGTGTCCCTGATCACCGCCGGCAAGCTCGGCGACCGCTTCGGCCACCGGCAGACCTTCCTCATCGGCGTGACCGGCTTCGCCGCCGCGTCGGGCGCGATCGGCCTGTCGCACAGCATCGCCGCGGTCGTCACCTTCCGCGTCTTCCAGGGCCTGTTCGGCGCGCTGCTGATGCCGGCCGCGCTCGGCCTGCTGCGGGCCACCTTCCCGGCCGAGAAGCTGAACATGGCGATCGGCATCTGGGGCATGGTCATCGGCGCCTCCACCGCCGGCGGCCCGATCCTCGGCGGCGTCCTCGTCGAGCACGTCAACTGGCAGTCGGTGTTCTTCATCAACGTTCCGGTCGGCGCCCTCGCCCTGGTCCTGGGCCTGCTGATCCTGACCGACCACCGCGCCGAGAACGCGCCGCGCTCCTTCGACGTCCTCGGCATCGCGCTGCTGTCCGGCGCCATGTTCTGCCTGGTCTGGGCACTGATCAAGGCCCCGACGTGGGGCTGGGGCGACGCGAAGACCTGGCTGTTCATCGGAGCGTCCGTGCTGGGCTTCGCCCTCTTCTCCGTCTGGGAGACGAAGGTGAAGGAGCCGCTGATCCCGCTGTCGCTGTTCCGCTCGGTGCCGCTGTCCGCGGGTGTCGTCCTGATGGTCCTGATGGCGATCGCCTTCATGGGCGGCCTGTTCTTCGTCACCTTCTACCTGCAGAACGTCCACGGGATGAGCCCGATCGACGCCGGCCTGCACCTCCTGCCGCTGACCGGCATGATGATCGTCGGCTCCCCGCTCGCGGGCGCGCTGATCACCAAGCTGGGCCCGCGCATCCCGCTCGCCGGCGGCATGGCCGCCACCACCGTCGCCATGTACGGCATGTCCACGCTCGATGCGGGCACGGGGAGCGCCGTCATGTCGCTGTGGTTCGCCCTCCTGGGCCTCGGTCTGGCGCCCGTGATGGTCGGTGCCACCGAGGTCATCGTCGGCAACGCGGCCATGGAGCTGTCCGGTGTGGCCGGCGGTCTCCAGCAGGCCGCCATGCAGATCGGCGGCAGCCTCGGTACGGCGGTGCTGGGCGCCGTGATGGCCTCCAAGGTGGACCACGACCTGCCCGGCAACTGGAAGGACGCGGGGCTCCCGCCGCTCAGCCAGGCCCAGCTGGACCAGGCCTCCGAGGCGGTGCAGGTCGGTGTCGCCCCGGTGCCGAAGGGGACGCCGGAGGCGTTCGCCGCGAAGATCACCTCCGTCGCGCACGACACGTTCATCTCCGGGATGAGCCTCGCCTCCCTCGTCGCGGCCGGGGTCGCGGCCGTGGCCGTACTGGTCGCGCTGCTCACCAGGCGCGGGGAGAACGCGGAGGCGGGTGCGGGCGCCGCGCACATCTGA